Proteins found in one Campylobacter lari genomic segment:
- a CDS encoding high-affinity branched-chain amino acid transporter, ATP-binding protein, whose protein sequence is MLVVKDLHVYYGLIEAVKGIDFTIKTGSIVSLIGSNGAGKTSTLNAMLNCVKKTGDVTFLGYDTQRHLPHTLVQKGIALVPEGRRVFINLTIEENLKIGAFNNAENYEHLKNQMYKLFPRLKDKKNALAGTLSGGEAQMLAISRALMSEPKLLMLDEPSLGLAPKIVGEVFDIIVKLKEEGITILLVEQNAFSALKISDYAYVLENGKIAMHSPAKDLIGNDEIRKKYLGA, encoded by the coding sequence ATGCTAGTAGTTAAAGATTTACATGTTTATTATGGTTTAATAGAAGCTGTTAAAGGTATTGATTTTACTATAAAAACAGGAAGTATAGTTAGTTTAATAGGCTCAAATGGCGCAGGTAAGACTTCGACGCTTAATGCAATGCTAAATTGCGTAAAAAAAACCGGCGATGTAACCTTTTTAGGTTATGATACTCAAAGGCACTTGCCGCATACTCTAGTTCAAAAAGGTATTGCTTTGGTACCTGAAGGAAGAAGAGTTTTTATAAATCTCACCATAGAAGAAAATTTAAAAATCGGTGCTTTTAATAATGCAGAAAACTATGAGCATTTAAAAAATCAAATGTATAAACTTTTCCCAAGATTAAAAGATAAAAAAAATGCGTTAGCAGGAACTCTAAGTGGTGGAGAAGCTCAAATGCTAGCTATCTCAAGAGCACTTATGAGTGAGCCAAAACTTTTAATGCTTGATGAGCCTTCGTTAGGTCTTGCTCCAAAAATAGTCGGAGAAGTTTTTGATATTATAGTTAAATTAAAAGAAGAAGGAATTACTATTTTATTAGTGGAACAAAATGCATTTTCAGCTTTAAAAATTAGCGACTATGCATATGTTTTAGAAAATGGCAAAATCGCTATGCACTCGCCTGCAAAAGATCTTATTGGCAACGATGAGATTAGAAAAAAATATCTTGGAGCTTAA